From Micrococcales bacterium:
TGCGGCACCGGCCGCGTCGCAGGTCGCAACCCGGGCGGTGACATGTAAGACCCCGTGTCCTGGCGCCAATTCGAGGCGCCGTCGCAACTGGTGGCCCGGGCCACCTCCCTGGATCAGGAGTTCAGGCGGTGAAGCCGACACACTGACCTCGATGGCCGGCCCGGACGCATCATCAAGTCGCCGCCCGGCCGGCACCGTGAAATCGATTTCGAGATCAAGGCCCTGACCGGCGGGCAAGTCCATGGCCGGCCGGCCGGTCGCTTTTTCCAGATGCGGTCGAGCGGACTTGGCCGGCCCGGCGGGTTGGGCCAGGCTGATTGACTTGGCCGGCCCGGCGGGTTGGGCCAGGCTGGTTGGCCTAGCCAGGCTGGCGGGTTGGGCCAGGCTGGTTGGCTCAGCCTGGCTGGCGGGTTGGGCCAGTTTGGTCGGTTTTGCTGGCTGGGCAGGGTTGACCGAGACTGAGGTTTTGACTCTGATAAGTCGGTGGGCGCTGGACTCGACCACAACCACCTCGTCATTGGCCAGCGCTGGATGCAACACAACGTCGCTTGGCTCGGCCAGCCCCGTGGCCAGCGTCCGCAGCCGCTGCTGGTTCGGATCAAAGATGCGGACAGCGCCGTTGAAGGTATCGGCCACGACCACCTGGCCATTCGGCGGCACAGCCAGGCCAAGTGGATGCTGCATCAAGGCGCTGCCAGGTGCGCCATCGGCCAAGCCAAAATCGAATAAACCCGACCCGATGGCCGTGCCCACCTCCAGCTCTTGGTCCAGCCAACGCAAGGCCGAGGTTTCCGAATCAGCAAACCAGCAGCGGCCGTTTGCGGCCATGGCTAGGCCCGATGGCTGGGCCAGCTCCGCCAACAAGGCAGGGCCGTCAATCAAGCCTTCGCCGGAATTGCCAGCCAGAACGCCAACCCGCATCTGAGCTGGGTCGTAGGCCCAAATCTGGTGAACCCCGGCCATGGCGATCAACACCAACCGCCGGGCGGGATCCCAAACAACGTCCCAGGGTGACGACAGCTCTGTCTGATCGGCCCTGCCACCACCCTGACCCAACAGCACTGGC
This genomic window contains:
- a CDS encoding redoxin domain-containing protein, translating into MNDRILPPAAPARPGEIAPELAGRAWLGTGGRALKLGDLRGRMVLLDFWTFCCVNCLHVLDELRTLERSFADVLVVIGVHSPKFSHEANPAALAANVRRYQVEHPVLDDPELATWRAYGARAWPTLVLIDPDGRIVAHMAGEGHGEALAQRLAHLADLHRSRGSLVPGPGPYRPPESDCTALSFPSKAVALASGSLLVSDAGHHRLAEVTLDGELTRVIGTGERGWRDGSAGQACFSEPNGLCRLPSRLAARLGCDVVVADSANHALRGVNLATGAVTTLAGTGSQSARRGRLGPVLLGQGGGRADQTELSSPWDVVWDPARRLVLIAMAGVHQIWAYDPAQMRVGVLAGNSGEGLIDGPALLAELAQPSGLAMAANGRCWFADSETSALRWLDQELEVGTAIGSGLFDFGLADGAPGSALMQHPLGLAVPPNGQVVVADTFNGAVRIFDPNQQRLRTLATGLAEPSDVVLHPALANDEVVVVESSAHRLIRVKTSVSVNPAQPAKPTKLAQPASQAEPTSLAQPASLARPTSLAQPAGPAKSISLAQPAGPAKSARPHLEKATGRPAMDLPAGQGLDLEIDFTVPAGRRLDDASGPAIEVSVSASPPELLIQGGGPGHQLRRRLELAPGHGVLHVTARVATCDAAGAATPACHLNAQDWGIPVVVHQHPDQNHQHPDQVPSRISLPLG